The genomic segment CTCGCCGCCGCCGGCAAGACCGTGGTCATGGTCGTGCATGACCTGGCCAGCGCCTGCCATTACGCCGATCACCTGGTCGCCATGCAGAACGGACGGGTGATCGCCGAGGGCGTGCCCAACGAAGTGGTCACACCAGAGTTGGTGCACGCCCTCTACGGTGTGCACTGCACGCTGCTGCGCGATCCGGTACATGGCTCGCCGATCATCGCCGGGGTGACGCGCCTGCCTAAGGCCGCGCCCTGAAGGTTCGGTGCGCCCTGCCGCTCATCGCCTGAATCTCTGTAACAGCGACGCGGATTTCGTTCGCTGTTCGAACAGTTTGGCGATTATCAGCTTGTTTACCGCCTGAGCGACTCGCAGAGTTGGCGCGGCGAACAGGAGGGCGTCAATCGGCCGTTTTGCGGACATACGCCTCGGCCGGCCGGCGCGCTGGCATTCTGGGCTTCACGCAGCGGCGTCTGACGGCGATTCGGCGAACTCGCAACTGATCGCGAGGCCCGGCGAGAGGGGTTCAAGAGGGTTGATGGCATTTCGCCTATAAACAATATGCATAGCCGGGCCACTGTTACGCATTGTTCCGGCCACAGAGACGCGTGCAACTATCCCGGACGACTTCAGAGCCGATCCGCCATGCGCCTGGGCGTAGGCGCAACGGGCGGACCGGTCGAGCCATGCGCGCGGTGATCACCACGCGCATGGCTTACAACAACAACAAAAGGAAACCGCAATGACCAGATTGTCGAAGATACTGCTCGCCCTCACGGTTGCCGGCACGTTAGGCCAGGCCGCACACGCCGCCGACGCGGAGGTGGTGCTCAAGGTGCACCATCAGCTTCCCGCGCACTCGGTGACCCAGGCCAACCTGCTCGAGCCGTGGGCAAAGAAGATCACCGAGGAATCGGATGGGCGCATCCAGTTCCAGTTCTATCCCTCGATGCAACTCGGCGGCACACCGCCCCAGCTGGTCGACCAGGTGCGTGACGGCGTTGCCGACATCATCTGGGCCCTGCCCGGCTACAACAGCGGTCGCTTCCCGCTGATTTCCGCCTTCGAGCAGCCCTTCATGAGCACCTCGGCCGAAGCCACCAGTCAGGCCATGTGGACCTTCATCGAGGAACACGGACAGAAGGAATTCCAGGGCATGCACCTGTTGGCCACCCACGTGACCGACGGCGCGCTGGTGCACACCACCAAGAAGCCGATCAAGAAGATGGCCGATTTCCGCGGCAAGAAAATCCGCGCGGCCAACCGCACCTCCACCAAACTGATCAGCCTGCTCGGCGGTACTCCGGTGGCAATGCCGGTGCCGCAGATTCCCGAGGCGCTGTCCAAGGGCGTGGTCGACGGTGCCATCGTGCCCTGGGACGTGGTGCCGGCGCTCAAGCTGCACGAGCTGGTCAAGTACCACACCGAGATGGCGCCCGGTCAGCCTGCGCTGATGTACACCACAGTGATCATCGCGATGAACTCGGCCGTCTACGACAAGCTGCCGGCGGACCTGAAAAAGGTGATCGACGACAACAGCGGGCTGGCGTTTTCGCGTCAGGCCGGTCGCCTGTTCGATACCCAGGTCGTCGAGACCGGCCATGCGCTGGCAAAGAAGGAAGGCAATGAAATCTACGTGCTGCCGATCGAAGAGCAGCAGAAGTGGATGAAGGTCGCCTCGCGCCTGGACAAGGACTGGATCGACGAAGTCGAGGACAAGGGCTACGACAACGGTGCCGCCCTGCTCCAGGACGCCCGCGACCTGGTCAAGAAGTACCAGCAGCAACAGTAATCCCGCTGAAGTGGCGCCGTCCCCGGGCTGGCGCCGCCCCCTTCCGGAGAACCCCATGAGTGAACCCGTACTCCAGGCTCCAGCCGTGCCTGAAGGTGCGTTCGGCCGCCTGCTCGATGTCCTTTCCCGCCTGCTGGCCTTCCTCGGCGGCCTGCTGCTGGTGGCCATGACCCTGATGGCGACTTACAGCATTGCCATGCGCGCGCTGTTCGACGAGCCGCTGCTCGGCGACGTCGAGCTGGTGCAGATGGGCTGCGGCATCGCCATCGTCTTCTTCCTGCCGCTGTGCCAGCTGCGCCGCGGCAATGTCATCGTCGATGTTTTCACCCTGCATGCCTCGGCGCAGGTACGCAACGGACTCGATGCCCTGGGCGGCCTGCTGATGGCCCTGGCCGCAGCACTGCTGGCCTGGCGGTCACTGGTGGGCATGCTCGATGCCTACGGCACCGGTGAGGAGTCGATCATCATGGGCGTGCCGATCTGGTGGTCGATGACCGCCTTCGCGCCCGGTTTTGCATTGCTGGCGCTGGTGGCCCTGTACACCGCCTGGCAGGATTTTCGTGGTGAGGGTAAACCCGCATGAGCAGTGTTGAAATCGGCGGCTTGTTCCTCGCCATCCTTCTCGTCCTACTGGTGGTGCGCATCCCGATCGCCATCGCCATGCTGCTGACCGGCGTCGGCGGCTACGTCGCCATCAGTGGCTGGGCGCCCCTGCTGAGCTACATCAAGACCGTCGCCTACGGTCGATTCACCGTTTATGACCTGTCGGTCATTCCGCTTTTTCTGCTGATGGGCCAATTTGCCTCGCGGGGTGGGCTCGCGTCCGGCCTGTTCCGCTCCGCAGCGGCAATGATCGGCCACTGGCGCGGTGGCCTGGCAATGGCCGCGATAGGCTCTTGTGCCGCTTTTGGCGCAGTTTGCGGTTCTTCGATTGCCACCGCAGCCACCATGGGCCAGGTCGCGCTGCCCGAGCTGAAAAAGTACAACTATTCCGGCTCGCTGGCGGTCGGTAGCCTGGCCGCTGGCGGCACACTGGGCATACTCATTCCGCCTTCGGTGGTGCTGGTGATCTACGCCATCCTGGCCCAGGAAAACATCTCGGCGCTGTTCATGGCCGCCTTCATTCCCGGCGTGCTGGCTGCAATCGGCTACATGATCGCGATCGCCATTTACGTACGCATGAACCCCGACGCAGGGCCCGCCCAACCGCGCATGACCTGGCGTGAACGTCTTGCCGCGCAGAAAGGCGTGTGGCCGGTTTTCCTCATCTTCGTTCTGGTTCTGGGCGGTATTTATAG from the Stutzerimonas stutzeri genome contains:
- a CDS encoding TRAP transporter large permease, which codes for MSSVEIGGLFLAILLVLLVVRIPIAIAMLLTGVGGYVAISGWAPLLSYIKTVAYGRFTVYDLSVIPLFLLMGQFASRGGLASGLFRSAAAMIGHWRGGLAMAAIGSCAAFGAVCGSSIATAATMGQVALPELKKYNYSGSLAVGSLAAGGTLGILIPPSVVLVIYAILAQENISALFMAAFIPGVLAAIGYMIAIAIYVRMNPDAGPAQPRMTWRERLAAQKGVWPVFLIFVLVLGGIYSGWFTPTEAAAIGTVGTGFFAVVLGGMRWAGFKEVLYGTAVTTGMIFMILLGADIMNSFLAVSQLPVALAEAITNSGVGPFVVLAGILILYLILGCVMDTMSMILLTIPIFFPLIMGLDFYGLDQTEKAIWFGILALMVVEIGMITPPVGMNVYVISSMARDVSLRDAFRGVVPFLISDIVRVVILVLFPSITLCLVRWLS
- a CDS encoding TRAP transporter small permease, whose translation is MSEPVLQAPAVPEGAFGRLLDVLSRLLAFLGGLLLVAMTLMATYSIAMRALFDEPLLGDVELVQMGCGIAIVFFLPLCQLRRGNVIVDVFTLHASAQVRNGLDALGGLLMALAAALLAWRSLVGMLDAYGTGEESIIMGVPIWWSMTAFAPGFALLALVALYTAWQDFRGEGKPA
- a CDS encoding TRAP transporter substrate-binding protein translates to MTRLSKILLALTVAGTLGQAAHAADAEVVLKVHHQLPAHSVTQANLLEPWAKKITEESDGRIQFQFYPSMQLGGTPPQLVDQVRDGVADIIWALPGYNSGRFPLISAFEQPFMSTSAEATSQAMWTFIEEHGQKEFQGMHLLATHVTDGALVHTTKKPIKKMADFRGKKIRAANRTSTKLISLLGGTPVAMPVPQIPEALSKGVVDGAIVPWDVVPALKLHELVKYHTEMAPGQPALMYTTVIIAMNSAVYDKLPADLKKVIDDNSGLAFSRQAGRLFDTQVVETGHALAKKEGNEIYVLPIEEQQKWMKVASRLDKDWIDEVEDKGYDNGAALLQDARDLVKKYQQQQ